A segment of the Candidatus Krumholzibacteriia bacterium genome:
AGCTGGAGCAGGTGCGGCAGAACAGTGTGGGGCGCGAGGAATACGAAACGCGCCGGGCCGAGATCGAGCGCAGGGTCGAAGAGCTCCTGCGTCGTTTCGGCGAGCTGGACGAAGCGCCCGAACACTGAGCGCGGTCCGGGGAGGTCCCGCGTGGAACCGGGGACGACGACCGTTCACATCTACGGTCAACGCTACACCGTGCGATCGGACGACGATCCAGAGCACGTGGAGCGCGTGGCCGCCTACCTGGACAGCCGCATGCGCGAGGTCGCGCGGGCGTCCAGCCAGGTCACGTCGCTGCGGGTCGCGATCCTCGCGGCCCTGAACATCACCGACGAGCTCTTCCGCGAGCGCGAGAGCCGGTCGGAGGGGAGCGACGAGATCCACGAGC
Coding sequences within it:
- a CDS encoding cell division protein ZapA; translation: MEPGTTTVHIYGQRYTVRSDDDPEHVERVAAYLDSRMREVARASSQVTSLRVAILAALNITDELFRERESRSEGSDEIHERARRLASELERTIGDAESAPEDESTAADGGSGAADPHSERGDA